A single genomic interval of Gossypium raimondii isolate GPD5lz chromosome 11, ASM2569854v1, whole genome shotgun sequence harbors:
- the LOC105804386 gene encoding cyclic dof factor 1 — translation MKGGDPAFKLFGRKIPMPQSQIHAGDSTIVEIETSQANTCQSITVENDTEECRTSLKSNGIRMNCIVKDEQVETNGTDQEKVFKKPDKILPCPRCNSFDTKFCYFNNYNVNQPRHFCKNCQRYWTAGGTMRNVPIGAGRRKNKHLASQYRQIIASSGGVPVTRIETPDSTTQQLLSPGETTTAMGNGTVLKFGTEAPLCESMETVLSLGDQKRCVETSTVSSGEIREEPSLCGSSMTPCGMPGNVMQKERIGSAGPNELNTKHPTQCYPVSPCIFPWNTGLSNVASMATGQCSSEHIGAPNGTTSNTVQWCPAPMVAVPGFCPSNIQLQFVPAYWGCIPLWAPGGGNVSISNSSGCLSPSSSTSNSCGSGNGLPTLGKHYREANVVEEEQSEKCILVPKTLRIDNPNEASRSPIWATLGIKPGQKDPLRGGKIFNAFESKAEGKDHVSDGSYILEANPAALSRSHTFQEST, via the exons ATGAAGGGTGGAGATCCAGCTTTCAAGCTCTTTGGAAGGAAGATTCCTATGCCTCAATCTCAGATTCATGCTGGG GATTCGACCATTGTCGAAATCGAAACTTCTCAGGCGAACACATGTCAGTCCATTACGGTAGAAAATGATACGGAAGAATGCCGGACTTCTTTGAAATCCAACGGGATACGAATGAACTGTATTGTAAAAGATGAACAGGTAGAGACAAATGGTACAGACCAAGAGAAAGTTTTTAAGAAACCAGACAAGATCCTTCCATGTCCACGATGCAACAGCTTTGACACAAAATTCTGTTATTTCAATAACTATAATGTCAACCAACCTCGGCACTTCTGCAAGAACTGCCAGAGATATTGGACAGCTGGTGGAACAATGAGAAATGTTCCTATAGGTGCTGGGCGGAGGAAGAACAAGCACTTGGCCTCTCAATACCGACAGATAATAGCTTCTTCTGGCGGCGTACCAGTGACTCGGATAGAAACCCCCGACTCTACGACTCAACAGCTTCTATCTCCGGGGGAAACTACAACTGCCATGGGAAATGGAACAGTTCTAAAATTTGGTACAGAAGCACCTCTTTGTGAATCCATGGAGACAGTGCTTAGCCTTGGGGACCAGAAGAGATGTGTTGAGACCAGTACAGTCAGTTCAGGAGAAATAAGAGAAGAACCTTCCTTGTGTGGGTCTTCCATGACGCCATGCGGCATGCCTGGAAATGTCATGCAAAAAGAGAGAATAGGTTCAGCAGGACCTAATGAGCTGAACACAAAGCATCCAACGCAGTGTTATCCTGTTTCTCCTTGTATTTTTCCTTGGAATACAGGCCTAAGTAATGTAGCTTCAATGGCCACTGGTCAATGTTCTTCTGAACATATTGGTGCACCAAACGGCACTACTTCGAATACAGTTCAATGGTGCCCTGCACCAATGGTGGCAGTTCCGGGATTTTGCCCGTCAAACATTCAATTACAGTTTGTGCCTGCTTATTGGGGTTGCATTCCTCTATGGGCTCCTGGTGGAGGAAATGTCTCTATCAGTAATTCCAGTGGTTGCCTATCTCCATCGTCCTCTACTAGCAACAGTTGTGGCTCAGGCAATGGCTTACCGACACTAGGCAAACATTACAGAGAAGCTAATGTTGTCGAAGAGGAGCAATCAGAGAAGTGCATTCTGGTCCCCAAAACGCTAAGAATTGACAATCCAAATGAAGCTTCAAGGAGTCCCATATGGGCTACATTAGGTATTAAACCTGGCCAGAAGGATCCTTTACGAGGAGGTAAAATTTTCAACGCCTTCGAATCTAAAGCAGAAGGCAAAGATCATGTATCAGATGGCAGTTATATTTTGGAAGCAAACCCTGCAGCCCTTTCTCGTTCACACACATTCCAGGAGAGCACATAA